A single Microbacterium protaetiae DNA region contains:
- a CDS encoding CarD family transcriptional regulator, translating to MLFEVGETVVYPHHGAATIAEVKTRVIKGEEKVYLKLRVTQGDLTIEVPADNVDLVGVRDVIGKEGLEKVFEVLRAPFTEEPTNWSRRYKANLEKLASGDVIKVSEVVRDLWRRDQDRGLSAGEKRMLAKARQILVSELALAEKTDEEKASGLLDEVLAS from the coding sequence ATGCTTTTTGAGGTTGGCGAGACGGTCGTTTATCCGCATCACGGAGCGGCGACCATCGCGGAAGTGAAGACCCGAGTCATCAAGGGCGAAGAGAAGGTCTACCTGAAGCTACGCGTCACTCAAGGCGATCTGACCATCGAGGTCCCGGCGGACAACGTCGACCTGGTCGGCGTCCGCGACGTCATCGGCAAGGAGGGGCTCGAGAAGGTCTTCGAGGTGCTGCGTGCGCCGTTCACCGAGGAGCCCACGAACTGGTCTCGTCGGTACAAGGCGAATCTCGAGAAGCTCGCTTCTGGTGATGTCATCAAGGTGAGCGAGGTCGTTCGCGACCTGTGGCGCCGTGACCAGGACCGTGGCCTGTCGGCCGGTGAGAAGCGGATGCTGGCCAAGGCCCGGCAGATCCTCGTCTCTGAATTGGCGCTGGCCGAGAAGACCGACGAAGAGAAGGCCAGCGGCCTGCTCGACGAGGTGCTCGCCTCCTGA